The following proteins are encoded in a genomic region of Gossypium hirsutum isolate 1008001.06 chromosome D05, Gossypium_hirsutum_v2.1, whole genome shotgun sequence:
- the LOC107944497 gene encoding receptor-like protein 9DC3 produces MKGQDMELVKIFTMWMIIDLSNNQFEGGIPKVIGKLNLLKGLNLSHNNLNGGIPTSIGNLTSLEWLDLSSNRLSGTIPNRLADLPFLSSFNVSQNQLHGQIPQGKQFNTFGNDSYEGNKGLCGFPVSKGCNSIEPAPPNVLEKDGSKSNISFGWKVVLIGYGCGVVFGMVVGYVVFQTGKPKWLVNLVEIQHEKKRRRKSKDGSRSNGRRRI; encoded by the coding sequence ATGAAAGGACAAGATATGGAATTGGTGAAAATTTTCACCATGTGGATGATCATTGATCTATCAAACAATCAGTTTGAAGGGGGTATTCCCAAGGTTATTGGGAAGCTTAACTTACTGAAAGGGCTCAACCTTTCTCATAATAACCTTAATGGTGGTATCCCCACCTCAATAGGGAATTTGACAAGTCTTGAATGGTTGGACCTATCTTCAAACAGGTTGTCTGGGACGATTCCAAATAGATTGGCAGATCTGCCATTTCTTTCGTCCTTCAATGTTTCTCAAAATCAACTCCATGGTCAGATTCCTCAAGGCAAACAGTTCAACACATTTGGAAATGATTCATATGAAGGAAACAAGGGATTATGTGGATTTCCGGTCTCGAAAGGTTGCAACAGCATTGAGCCAGCACCTCCAAATGTGCTTGAAAAAGATGGTTCAAAATCAAACATCTCTTTTGGTTGGAAAGTGGTGTTGATAGGTTATGGATGCGGAGTAGTGTTTGGAATGGTCGTGGGATATGTTGTTTTCCAAACTGGTAAGCCGAAATGGTTGGTGAATTTGGTTGAAATCCAACATGAGAAGAAGCGAAGAAGAAAGTCAAAGGATGGCAGTCGCAGCAATGGACGAAGAAGGATCTAG